One window of Burkholderia thailandensis E264 genomic DNA carries:
- a CDS encoding ISL3 family transposase has translation MLDRKALQALGCWTGYRLERVEWPQGEERTLSLYLKPVSKVMYCEQCGARCQQIHETTVRRVRDLPLFEYRVVLHVPRRRVWCEHCGGPRLEKLAWLGRYQRVTERFAKACEKLLQAASVQAVAAFYELGWHTVKSIDKMRLRARVAEPDWSTIRYLAMDEFALHKGHRYATVVVDPIGRQVLWVGPGRSRETARAFFEQLPEGVAERIEAVAIDMTTAYELEIKEQCPQAEIVFDLYHVVAKYGREVIDRVRVDQANQLRHDKPARKVLKSSRWLLLRNRHNLKPDQAVHLKELLAANQSLLCVYVLRDELKRLWFYRKPAWAEKAWGQWFEQAQQSGIAALQKFAQRLQGYWHGIVTRCRHPLNTSVVEGINNTIKVIKRRAYGYRDEEYFFLKIRAAFPGIPR, from the coding sequence TTGCTCGATCGAAAGGCACTTCAGGCACTGGGCTGCTGGACCGGCTACCGGTTGGAACGGGTGGAGTGGCCGCAAGGAGAAGAGCGCACGCTATCGCTGTATCTGAAGCCGGTCAGCAAGGTCATGTACTGCGAGCAATGCGGGGCGCGCTGCCAGCAGATCCACGAGACGACCGTTCGTCGAGTGCGCGATCTGCCGCTGTTCGAATACCGGGTGGTGTTGCATGTGCCTCGTCGCCGGGTCTGGTGTGAGCACTGCGGTGGCCCGCGACTGGAGAAGCTGGCGTGGCTGGGCCGCTACCAGCGCGTGACGGAGCGGTTCGCCAAGGCCTGCGAGAAGCTGCTACAAGCGGCCAGCGTGCAAGCGGTCGCAGCCTTCTACGAGTTGGGTTGGCACACGGTGAAATCGATCGACAAGATGCGCTTGCGAGCGCGCGTGGCCGAGCCGGACTGGTCGACGATCCGCTATCTGGCGATGGACGAGTTCGCGCTCCATAAAGGCCATCGCTACGCCACGGTGGTGGTCGATCCGATCGGCCGGCAGGTGCTCTGGGTCGGACCAGGACGCTCACGGGAAACGGCGCGAGCCTTCTTCGAACAACTCCCTGAAGGCGTGGCCGAGCGTATCGAAGCGGTTGCGATCGACATGACCACGGCCTACGAGTTGGAGATCAAGGAGCAGTGCCCGCAGGCGGAAATCGTCTTCGACCTGTACCACGTCGTGGCCAAGTACGGGCGCGAAGTGATCGACCGGGTACGGGTGGATCAGGCCAATCAACTCCGACATGACAAGCCGGCGCGGAAGGTCCTGAAGTCCAGTCGTTGGCTGCTGCTGCGCAACCGCCACAATCTGAAGCCGGATCAGGCCGTGCACCTGAAGGAGTTACTGGCCGCCAATCAGTCGCTGTTATGCGTCTACGTGCTGCGCGACGAACTCAAACGGCTCTGGTTCTACCGAAAGCCAGCCTGGGCGGAAAAGGCCTGGGGGCAATGGTTCGAGCAGGCTCAGCAAAGCGGGATTGCCGCCCTACAAAAGTTCGCCCAGCGCTTGCAGGGGTACTGGCACGGAATCGTGACTCGCTGTCGTCATCCGCTCAACACCAGCGTCGTTGAAGGCATCAACAACACCATCAAGGTCATCAAGCGCAGGGCTTATGGGTACCGCGACGAGGAGTACTTCTTCCTCAAGATCCGCGCCGCATTCCCCGGAATTCCACGATGA
- the rpsT gene encoding 30S ribosomal protein S20: MANSAQARKRARQAAKANSHNSALRSKFRTAIKAVRKAIDAGDQAKAAELFKAATKTIDTIADKKIVHKNKAARHKSRLSAAVKGLQAQAAQ, translated from the coding sequence ATGGCTAACTCCGCACAAGCACGCAAGCGCGCCCGTCAGGCAGCGAAGGCAAACTCGCACAACTCGGCGCTGCGCTCGAAATTCCGTACCGCGATCAAGGCCGTCCGCAAGGCGATCGACGCCGGCGATCAGGCGAAGGCCGCCGAGCTCTTCAAGGCCGCGACGAAGACGATCGACACGATCGCCGACAAGAAGATCGTTCACAAGAACAAGGCCGCTCGCCACAAGAGCCGCCTCTCTGCAGCCGTCAAGGGCCTGCAGGCACAAGCCGCGCAGTAA
- the murJ gene encoding murein biosynthesis integral membrane protein MurJ, giving the protein MNLFRALLTVSGFTLLSRVTGLARETLIARAFGASQFTDAFYVAFRIPNLLRRLSAEGAFSQAFVPILAEFKNQKGHDATKALVDAMSTVLAWALAFLSLAGIAGASWVVFVVASGLRTDGQAFPLAVAMTQIMFPYIVFISLTTLASGVLNTYKSFSLPAFAPVLLNVAFIAAAVFVAPHLKVPVYALAWAVIAGGVLQFAAQLPGLKKIDMVPSIGVNPMRALAHPGVKRVLAKMVPATFAVSVAQLSLIINTNIASRLGQGAVSWINYADRLMEFPTALLGVALGTILLPSLSKAHVDADSTEYSALLDWGLRVTFLLAAPSALALFFFAEPLTATLFNYGKFDAHTVTMVARALATYGIGLVGIILIKILAPGFYAKQDIKTPVKIAVGVLVVTQLSNYVFVPIIGHAGLTLSIGVGACLNSLLLFIGLRRRGIYQPSPGWLRFFVQLAGASLVLAGVMHWLAINFDWTAMRAAPLDRIALMAACLVLFAALYFGMLWLMGFKYAYFRRRAK; this is encoded by the coding sequence ATGAATCTATTCCGAGCCCTGCTGACGGTCAGCGGCTTCACGCTGCTGTCGCGCGTGACCGGACTGGCCCGTGAGACGCTGATCGCCCGTGCGTTCGGCGCCAGTCAATTCACAGACGCGTTCTACGTCGCATTCCGCATTCCGAACCTGCTGCGCCGGCTGTCCGCCGAAGGCGCGTTCTCGCAGGCGTTCGTGCCGATTCTCGCCGAGTTCAAGAATCAGAAAGGGCACGATGCAACGAAAGCGCTCGTCGACGCGATGTCGACCGTGCTCGCGTGGGCGCTCGCGTTCCTGTCGCTCGCCGGGATCGCCGGCGCGTCGTGGGTCGTGTTCGTCGTCGCATCGGGGCTGCGCACGGACGGGCAGGCATTTCCGCTCGCCGTCGCGATGACGCAGATCATGTTCCCGTACATCGTGTTCATTTCGCTGACGACGCTCGCGTCCGGCGTGCTCAACACGTACAAGAGCTTTTCGCTGCCGGCGTTCGCGCCCGTGCTGCTGAACGTCGCGTTCATCGCCGCCGCCGTGTTCGTCGCGCCGCATCTGAAGGTGCCCGTCTACGCGCTCGCCTGGGCGGTGATCGCGGGCGGCGTCCTGCAGTTCGCGGCGCAGTTGCCGGGCTTGAAGAAGATCGACATGGTGCCTTCGATCGGCGTGAATCCGATGCGCGCGCTCGCGCATCCGGGCGTAAAGCGCGTGCTCGCGAAGATGGTGCCCGCGACGTTCGCGGTGTCGGTCGCGCAGCTGTCGCTGATCATCAATACGAACATCGCGTCGCGGCTCGGGCAGGGCGCCGTGTCGTGGATCAATTACGCGGACCGGCTGATGGAATTCCCGACCGCGCTCCTCGGCGTCGCGCTCGGCACGATCCTGCTGCCGAGCCTGTCGAAGGCGCACGTCGATGCCGATTCGACCGAGTATTCGGCGCTCCTCGACTGGGGGTTGCGGGTCACGTTCCTGCTGGCCGCGCCGAGCGCGCTCGCGCTCTTCTTCTTCGCCGAGCCGCTGACGGCGACGCTCTTCAACTACGGCAAGTTCGACGCGCATACGGTCACGATGGTCGCGCGCGCGCTCGCGACGTACGGAATCGGCCTCGTCGGCATCATCCTCATCAAGATCCTCGCGCCCGGCTTCTACGCGAAGCAAGACATCAAGACGCCCGTGAAGATCGCGGTCGGCGTGCTCGTCGTCACGCAGCTGTCGAACTACGTGTTCGTGCCGATCATCGGCCATGCGGGGCTCACGCTGAGCATCGGCGTCGGCGCGTGCCTGAACTCGCTGCTCCTGTTCATTGGTTTGCGCCGCCGCGGCATCTACCAGCCGTCGCCCGGCTGGCTGCGCTTCTTCGTGCAGCTCGCGGGCGCGTCGCTCGTGCTCGCCGGCGTGATGCACTGGCTCGCGATCAACTTCGACTGGACCGCGATGCGCGCGGCGCCGCTCGATCGGATCGCGTTGATGGCCGCCTGCCTCGTTCTGTTCGCTGCACTATATTTCGGTATGTTGTGGCTGATGGGTTTCAAATACGCATACTTCAGACGGCGCGCCAAGTAA
- a CDS encoding SirB1 family protein: protein MTRVLDYFSSLVAEDDGLPLTEAALSLAQDAYPDVDLQGVLAELDALAARLARRLPDGAGASDKLALLNDFFFRELGFACNHNDYYDPDNSYLNMVLKRRRGIPITLAVLYLELAEQVGVPARGVSFPGHFLLRIALPDGDSILDPTTGRSLSESELVEMLEPYVAHAGGGTASVLRALLQPATEREIVARMLNNLKAVYLQTERWQRLLGVQERLVILLPGQLDEVRDRGFAYARLDYLRPALEDLETYLGERPDAADATVVEAQVSELRQRMQRDDDD, encoded by the coding sequence ATGACTCGCGTTCTCGACTATTTCAGTTCGCTCGTCGCCGAAGACGATGGCTTGCCGCTCACCGAGGCGGCGCTGTCGCTCGCGCAGGACGCCTATCCCGACGTGGACCTGCAAGGCGTGCTCGCGGAGCTCGACGCGCTCGCCGCGCGGCTCGCGAGGCGGCTGCCGGACGGCGCCGGCGCGAGCGACAAGCTCGCGCTCCTGAACGACTTCTTCTTCCGCGAACTCGGCTTCGCGTGCAACCACAACGACTACTACGATCCGGACAACAGCTACCTGAACATGGTGCTCAAGCGCCGTCGCGGGATTCCGATCACGCTCGCGGTGCTGTATCTGGAACTGGCCGAGCAGGTCGGCGTGCCGGCGCGCGGCGTGTCGTTTCCCGGCCATTTCCTGCTGCGCATCGCGCTGCCGGACGGCGATTCGATCCTCGATCCCACGACGGGGCGCTCGCTGTCGGAATCGGAGCTCGTCGAGATGCTCGAACCGTATGTCGCGCACGCCGGCGGCGGCACGGCGAGCGTGCTGCGCGCGCTGCTGCAGCCGGCGACGGAGCGCGAGATCGTCGCGCGAATGCTGAACAACCTGAAGGCCGTCTATCTGCAGACGGAACGCTGGCAGCGGCTGCTCGGCGTGCAGGAGCGGCTCGTGATCCTGCTGCCCGGGCAGCTCGACGAAGTGCGCGACCGCGGCTTCGCGTACGCGCGTCTCGACTACCTGCGCCCCGCGCTCGAGGATCTGGAGACGTATCTCGGCGAGCGTCCCGACGCGGCCGAT